In the genome of Nonlabens sp. MB-3u-79, one region contains:
- the gldM gene encoding gliding motility protein GldM, whose amino-acid sequence MAGGKQSPRQKMINLMYLVFIAMLALNMSKEVLQAFGLIEENLSTSNTALAEVNSAALADLNQKALTNATQYEAAAATAQQVSKLSNEYNDYLESVKIKLTSTIEEGSEKDYQVQDKTDILDNAFFVGDKLKPEGKEFKSKMDQFKNDMIASLGDGYTAVKSDLTTKFDTSDETDLEGLKREYLEYNYKGYPLIASKTKLTFLQNEVRNVESDVMSQLLQGKLIQIASMNNYKSIVNLDKTAFFNGEAVTGTVVLGRYDDTTVPSKVVINGQEVKKEDIKNGQIPLNLGSGSVGEKKITGYMEFIENDEVIKIPIESEYAVIPKPNSATISADKMNVVYRGVENPMTVAFAGVPDNKVSVSGAGLSKAGTGYMMKPGAGKTVTITATGTLPNGDRVSDSKEFRIKNLPRPTGMVSKAYENIAKTRANLEISTVSAEFLDFDFDLTPRVTGFLFKVPGQPSVPVSGTKLSSSATNVLRKARKGDLVQFAQIKAVLPGVNVQSVSDVTVEITD is encoded by the coding sequence ATGGCAGGAGGAAAACAGTCCCCAAGACAGAAGATGATTAACCTAATGTATTTGGTTTTCATCGCTATGCTCGCATTAAATATGAGTAAGGAAGTGTTACAAGCTTTTGGTCTTATAGAAGAAAACTTAAGTACGAGTAATACAGCTTTAGCAGAGGTTAACTCTGCTGCACTAGCAGATTTAAATCAAAAGGCACTCACTAACGCTACTCAATACGAAGCTGCTGCGGCAACTGCACAGCAGGTCTCTAAATTGAGTAATGAGTATAACGATTACTTAGAGAGTGTCAAGATAAAGCTTACCTCAACTATAGAGGAAGGTTCTGAAAAAGATTATCAAGTACAAGATAAAACGGACATACTGGATAATGCTTTTTTTGTAGGTGATAAACTTAAGCCAGAGGGTAAAGAGTTTAAGTCTAAAATGGATCAGTTTAAAAACGATATGATTGCTTCACTTGGTGATGGATATACAGCAGTGAAATCTGATTTAACAACAAAGTTTGATACATCTGACGAAACAGACCTTGAAGGTTTGAAGCGTGAGTATTTAGAATACAACTACAAAGGCTATCCCTTAATTGCATCAAAAACAAAACTTACTTTTCTTCAAAATGAAGTTCGTAATGTGGAGTCTGATGTAATGAGCCAATTGTTACAAGGTAAGTTGATCCAGATCGCTTCCATGAACAATTATAAATCGATCGTTAACCTAGACAAAACTGCATTTTTTAATGGTGAAGCTGTTACAGGTACGGTTGTTTTAGGTCGTTATGATGACACTACAGTACCTAGTAAGGTAGTGATCAACGGTCAAGAGGTAAAAAAGGAAGATATCAAAAACGGGCAGATCCCTTTGAATTTAGGTTCAGGTAGTGTTGGTGAGAAAAAAATCACTGGATACATGGAGTTTATTGAAAATGATGAGGTCATAAAAATTCCTATTGAATCTGAGTATGCTGTTATTCCAAAACCAAATTCTGCTACCATATCTGCAGATAAAATGAATGTTGTTTACAGAGGAGTTGAAAATCCTATGACGGTTGCATTTGCAGGTGTTCCAGATAATAAAGTTAGTGTTTCTGGTGCAGGTCTTTCTAAGGCAGGTACAGGTTATATGATGAAGCCAGGTGCTGGTAAAACAGTTACGATTACGGCTACGGGTACGTTACCTAATGGTGATAGAGTTTCTGATTCAAAGGAGTTCCGTATCAAAAATTTACCACGTCCTACTGGAATGGTAAGTAAGGCATACGAAAACATTGCTAAAACAAGAGCTAATTTAGAAATCTCTACAGTTTCTGCAGAGTTTTTAGATTTTGATTTTGATTTAACTCCAAGGGTTACAGGTTTCTTATTCAAGGTACCTGGGCAACCATCTGTACCGGTATCTGGAACTAAGCTAAGTTCAAGTGCAACTAATGTACTTAGAAAAGCTCGTAAAGGAGATCTAGTTCAGTTTGCACAAATTAAAGCTGTGTTACCTGGAGTAAATGTGCAAAGTGTCTCTGACGTAACAGTTGAGATTACAGATTAA
- the gldN gene encoding gliding motility protein GldN, producing MNKIIVLLAAVILSGSAYAQNNILNAKSPEEFGTKTASQLANDNDKPLPYGFVGDRDILWQRTVWETIDLDERVNFPLYYPVDTNYVGKERRSLYHVLTKAAMSGDIKLYGDSYFNEPREFSDIQSSLKSQKITNAGINILNDNGVIPDEGVSPLDIDTTYNIPGFDEYIETKTIGADDVKEYRIRGLWYFDTRQSDLRYRLLGICPVTPDVNFPDDPKGVELFWIYYPDARLLLHNAKAFNTLNSARPISFDHILNSRRYNALIYRMDNVQGDRDIKRYVTDNSMMQLLESDRLKEIVRNFELDMWNY from the coding sequence ATGAATAAGATCATAGTTTTATTAGCAGCAGTGATTCTTTCGGGAAGCGCTTATGCACAAAACAATATTCTTAATGCAAAGAGTCCAGAGGAGTTTGGTACCAAAACTGCATCTCAACTCGCAAATGATAATGACAAGCCACTACCTTATGGTTTTGTCGGTGATCGCGATATCTTATGGCAACGTACGGTGTGGGAAACTATTGATCTGGACGAACGAGTAAACTTCCCTCTTTATTATCCTGTGGATACTAATTATGTGGGTAAAGAACGTCGTTCACTTTATCATGTATTGACTAAAGCAGCGATGTCTGGTGATATCAAACTTTATGGAGATTCATATTTTAATGAACCTCGCGAATTTAGCGATATTCAAAGTTCCTTAAAAAGTCAGAAAATTACTAATGCAGGTATTAATATCTTAAATGACAATGGCGTTATTCCAGATGAAGGAGTTAGTCCTTTAGATATAGACACCACTTATAATATCCCTGGTTTTGATGAGTATATTGAAACTAAAACCATTGGTGCTGATGATGTCAAGGAATATAGAATTAGAGGCTTGTGGTATTTTGATACCCGTCAAAGTGATTTAAGATACCGATTATTGGGTATTTGTCCAGTAACTCCTGATGTTAACTTTCCTGATGACCCAAAAGGTGTCGAACTATTTTGGATCTATTATCCAGATGCTAGATTATTGTTACACAATGCAAAAGCATTTAATACATTAAATTCAGCTCGTCCTATTTCTTTTGATCATATTTTAAATTCTAGAAGATATAACGCACTTATCTACAGAATGGATAATGTACAAGGTGACAGAGATATTAAAAGATACGTTACTGATAATTCTATGATGCAATTGTTAGAGTCTGACAGACTTAAAGAAATCGTTCGTAATTTTGAATTAGACATGTGGAACTATTAA
- a CDS encoding NAD(P)/FAD-dependent oxidoreductase, which yields MNTKVDIIIVGSGIAGCTLAWQWLLQGKSVMMIADGKKGSSAVAAGVYNPTILKRFTSVWKAVDQLEVLNDFYPRIEALLDAAFLHPTDILRRFHDEREIKTWKKKAVKEDLNGFMSEDTFAYENPAIHAPFDYGKVSGTGWVDTSSYMELTIDYLQSISSYRSEDFDFMELRHYVDHVVYKESIADRIIFAEGFQMLSNPFFNNLPLEGNKGEVFTIKVPDLQLDYIIKSSVFLMPFTDDLFWVGATYNRDDVTDAPTLEAKEFLTSRLERFLKLPYEIVEHKYGIRPTTKDRRPFVGAHKEFKNYMVFNGMGSRAVLMAPWAAQQLFDSIYKDHPLDSEIDIQRFNEL from the coding sequence ATGAATACAAAAGTTGATATCATTATCGTAGGATCAGGAATCGCTGGTTGTACCCTAGCTTGGCAGTGGTTGTTACAGGGTAAATCTGTCATGATGATTGCTGATGGTAAAAAGGGTTCCTCAGCAGTTGCTGCTGGCGTCTATAATCCGACTATTTTAAAGCGTTTTACGAGCGTTTGGAAAGCCGTTGACCAATTGGAGGTGTTAAATGATTTTTACCCTAGAATCGAAGCTTTATTAGATGCTGCTTTTCTGCATCCGACGGATATATTGAGAAGATTCCATGATGAACGCGAAATCAAAACATGGAAGAAGAAGGCGGTAAAAGAAGATTTAAATGGCTTTATGTCTGAGGATACCTTTGCTTATGAAAATCCAGCTATTCATGCTCCCTTTGATTATGGTAAAGTTTCAGGAACCGGATGGGTAGATACTTCAAGTTATATGGAGTTAACAATAGACTATTTGCAAAGTATTTCTTCTTACCGCTCTGAGGATTTTGATTTTATGGAGTTAAGACATTATGTAGATCATGTGGTTTATAAAGAGAGTATTGCTGACAGAATTATTTTTGCAGAGGGTTTTCAGATGCTGTCCAATCCGTTTTTCAACAACCTGCCATTAGAAGGCAACAAAGGTGAAGTGTTTACCATCAAGGTTCCAGATCTTCAATTGGATTATATTATCAAATCTTCTGTATTCTTAATGCCTTTTACAGATGATTTGTTCTGGGTAGGAGCGACCTACAATAGAGATGACGTTACAGATGCACCTACCTTAGAGGCAAAGGAGTTTTTAACCTCTAGACTGGAACGTTTTCTAAAGTTGCCTTATGAAATTGTGGAGCATAAATACGGTATCCGTCCAACTACAAAAGACAGAAGGCCCTTTGTAGGAGCACATAAGGAGTTTAAAAACTATATGGTTTTTAATGGAATGGGAAGTAGAGCGGTCCTAATGGCGCCATGGGCGGCACAACAATTGTTTGATTCTATATACAAGGATCATCCACTGGATTCAGAAATTGATATTCAGAGATTCAATGAGCTCTGA
- a CDS encoding DUF983 domain-containing protein produces the protein MLKGTKLYSIFTGACPVCQNESMYTSRNLYNPSKTQEMRERCSHCDTKYKIEPSFFYGSMYVSYGVGVGIAMAAFLLGYFVFELSRWNIFLIIAFMSIFSLPVVIRLSRNIWINIFMDYNKEKAQ, from the coding sequence ATGCTAAAAGGAACAAAATTATACAGCATTTTTACAGGGGCCTGCCCTGTGTGCCAAAATGAATCCATGTACACCAGTCGCAATCTCTATAACCCTAGCAAAACGCAAGAAATGAGAGAGCGATGTAGTCATTGCGATACCAAATACAAGATTGAACCTAGTTTTTTTTATGGCTCCATGTACGTGAGTTATGGCGTAGGTGTTGGGATTGCTATGGCTGCTTTTCTACTGGGCTATTTTGTTTTTGAATTATCACGATGGAACATCTTCCTTATAATAGCGTTCATGTCCATTTTTAGTCTTCCTGTTGTGATACGATTATCACGCAATATCTGGATCAATATTTTTATGGATTACAATAAGGAGAAAGCGCAATAG
- a CDS encoding ABC-F family ATP-binding cassette domain-containing protein, translating into MLNVHDLHVSFGGEPLFEEITFRLNGGNRVGLIGKNGAGKSTLLKVISGDIPYDQGNIAIEKEVSIGFLRQDIDFEKGRTVLEEAYTAFAKARQIEAQIEIINEQLTTRTDYESDSYSKLIEDIGDLNHEYEIIGGYQYKGETEKILKGLAFKPDQFDKLTDELSGGWRMRIELAKLLLEKHDILLLDEPTNHLDIDSILWLESFLQTYAGAVVIVSHDKMFLDNVTNRTIEISLGRIYDYPKPYTKFLALRAELREQQEATFKNQKKEIERTEKLIQKFKAKASKATMAQSLVKKLDRMDVVEIEQTDNAAMNINFAQSIQPGKIVLEIDQVSKSFGSKSVLDKVDLSLERGKRVAFVGQNGMGKSTLAKIIVGDVKAQGNVNLGHNVQLGYFAQNQAEYMDGEKTVLDTMMDAATDSNRVRVRDMLGSFLFRGDEAEKKVKVLSGGERNRLALCKLLLQPFNVLIMDEPTNHLDIQSKNVLKAALIKFKGTLIVVSHDREFLQGLTELVYEFRDHKLNLYLGDIDYYLGQRKAEDMRAIEKVEVVKEVKLSRKQDTDKNQLSYEDQKKQKSLNNRLSKAESQINDLEKNIAKIDAELAGNYDELSQKKGFFDGYQAKKRELDKWMQQWENVSEELEKFSN; encoded by the coding sequence ATGCTCAACGTTCACGATTTACATGTAAGTTTCGGTGGAGAACCGTTATTTGAAGAAATTACTTTTAGGCTTAATGGGGGAAACCGCGTGGGTCTGATCGGTAAAAATGGTGCTGGAAAATCCACTCTTTTAAAGGTGATCTCTGGAGACATTCCTTATGATCAAGGCAATATTGCTATTGAGAAAGAAGTCAGTATTGGTTTTTTAAGACAAGATATTGATTTTGAAAAAGGTCGTACGGTTTTAGAGGAGGCGTATACCGCTTTCGCGAAAGCGAGACAAATAGAAGCTCAGATTGAAATCATCAATGAACAACTCACGACAAGAACTGATTACGAATCAGATTCTTATTCCAAGCTCATTGAAGATATAGGGGACCTCAATCATGAATATGAAATTATAGGTGGGTACCAGTATAAAGGTGAAACGGAGAAAATTTTAAAAGGTCTGGCCTTTAAGCCGGACCAATTTGATAAACTCACAGACGAGCTTTCGGGTGGGTGGCGCATGCGTATAGAACTCGCTAAGCTGCTCTTAGAAAAGCACGATATTCTTTTGCTCGATGAGCCTACTAACCACTTGGATATAGATTCTATACTGTGGTTGGAATCCTTTTTACAAACCTATGCGGGAGCGGTAGTTATTGTAAGTCACGATAAAATGTTTTTGGATAACGTCACTAATCGCACGATTGAGATCAGTCTAGGTCGCATTTACGATTACCCTAAGCCGTACACCAAATTTCTAGCCTTGCGCGCAGAATTACGCGAGCAACAAGAAGCTACTTTTAAGAATCAGAAGAAGGAGATCGAACGTACCGAGAAGCTCATACAGAAATTTAAGGCCAAAGCCAGTAAGGCCACCATGGCACAATCGCTAGTAAAGAAGCTGGACCGTATGGATGTGGTGGAGATCGAGCAAACCGATAATGCTGCAATGAATATCAATTTTGCACAATCCATCCAGCCAGGAAAGATTGTATTAGAAATCGATCAAGTGAGCAAGTCGTTTGGAAGTAAAAGCGTGCTTGATAAAGTAGACCTTTCTCTAGAGCGCGGTAAACGTGTTGCTTTTGTAGGTCAAAATGGTATGGGAAAATCTACCCTTGCCAAAATTATTGTAGGTGACGTAAAAGCTCAAGGAAACGTCAACTTGGGACATAACGTACAATTGGGATATTTTGCGCAAAATCAAGCAGAGTATATGGACGGGGAGAAAACTGTTCTAGATACGATGATGGATGCTGCGACAGACAGCAATAGAGTAAGAGTACGCGACATGCTGGGTTCTTTCCTTTTTAGAGGAGACGAAGCAGAGAAAAAAGTCAAGGTGCTAAGTGGGGGAGAGCGCAACCGACTCGCACTTTGTAAGTTATTGCTACAGCCATTCAACGTCTTGATTATGGATGAGCCTACCAATCACTTGGATATTCAATCGAAGAATGTGCTCAAGGCAGCATTGATAAAATTTAAAGGTACATTGATCGTCGTTTCTCACGATAGAGAGTTCTTACAAGGTCTAACGGAGCTGGTTTATGAGTTCCGCGATCATAAATTAAATCTCTATCTGGGTGATATTGATTACTATCTAGGCCAGAGAAAGGCAGAAGATATGAGAGCGATAGAAAAAGTCGAAGTGGTTAAGGAAGTGAAGCTTTCGCGAAAGCAAGACACTGATAAAAACCAACTCTCTTACGAAGATCAGAAAAAGCAAAAGTCTCTCAACAACAGACTCTCTAAAGCAGAATCACAGATCAACGACCTAGAGAAAAACATCGCAAAAATCGATGCAGAGCTCGCAGGAAATTACGATGAACTATCTCAAAAAAAGGGGTTCTTTGATGGTTATCAGGCTAAGAAGCGAGAACTGGATAAGTGGATGCAACAGTGGGAAAATGTTTCTGAAGAACTTGAGA